The following proteins are encoded in a genomic region of Chryseobacterium cucumeris:
- a CDS encoding PepSY-associated TM helix domain-containing protein gives MKLKFRKIAYQLHLWLGLTSGLIVVIMAATGCILAFEEELKHIVHPNRYYVENIGRKKLSLSELTEKAEKALPEGLKVKRVVMPSDPLRTYVFRTLKMDDEAWTYWGTYLYYYRIYVDPYTGKIQEVEDAKKDFFEIVLDLHRRLLLGEKIGKTITGYSTLIFAVILLSGLVIWYPRKMSKAMLKGMFFIKISANWKRINYDAHNVLGFYAIIPLLLISYSALIWSFEDVDKCVKNTLNRNTPTEKKAKSTIPSEEFSNRENILNLIGNTMEKGLKDKKSVLVNFPRSEEGTYYAELTYDGRQYRNEHFNFDQYSGEVLKSQSYKNKNIGYGTALRERNYDLHTGSILGLTTRIIYFLAAIISLSLPITGFIIYLNKKKKKPKHKKNKVVFPTHH, from the coding sequence ATGAAGCTGAAATTCAGAAAAATTGCCTATCAGTTACATCTATGGCTCGGACTAACGTCCGGGCTTATAGTTGTTATCATGGCCGCTACAGGATGTATCCTGGCTTTTGAAGAAGAATTAAAACATATTGTTCACCCCAACAGATATTACGTTGAAAATATCGGAAGAAAAAAACTTTCACTGTCTGAACTTACGGAAAAAGCAGAAAAAGCACTTCCCGAAGGTTTAAAGGTCAAAAGAGTTGTTATGCCTTCTGATCCCTTACGAACGTATGTATTCCGTACCTTAAAAATGGATGACGAAGCATGGACGTATTGGGGAACTTATCTTTATTATTACCGGATCTATGTAGATCCTTATACCGGAAAAATACAGGAAGTGGAAGACGCCAAAAAGGATTTCTTTGAAATTGTACTGGATCTTCACCGAAGACTTCTATTGGGTGAGAAAATTGGGAAAACGATTACCGGTTATTCCACATTGATATTTGCTGTCATTCTTTTATCGGGGCTTGTGATATGGTATCCCCGAAAAATGAGTAAAGCCATGCTGAAAGGAATGTTTTTCATTAAAATATCGGCCAATTGGAAAAGGATTAATTATGACGCTCATAATGTTTTGGGATTCTATGCCATTATTCCTTTACTTTTAATCTCTTATTCTGCATTGATATGGAGCTTTGAAGATGTAGATAAATGTGTAAAGAACACATTGAACAGAAATACGCCCACAGAAAAGAAAGCTAAGAGTACAATTCCTTCCGAAGAATTTTCAAACCGGGAAAATATTCTCAATCTGATTGGAAATACTATGGAAAAAGGATTGAAAGACAAAAAATCTGTACTTGTCAACTTTCCAAGATCGGAAGAAGGAACCTACTATGCTGAGCTGACGTATGACGGAAGACAATACAGAAATGAACATTTTAATTTTGATCAATATTCAGGAGAAGTTTTAAAATCTCAATCGTATAAAAACAAAAATATAGGATATGGAACCGCATTAAGAGAAAGAAATTATGATCTTCACACCGGAAGTATCCTGGGACTGACCACCAGAATTATCTATTTTCTGGCAGCAATTATCTCACTATCACTCCCGATTACCGGTTTTATTATCTATTTGAATAAGAAAAAGAAGAAACCAAAACATAAGAAGAACAAAGTAGTTTTTCCTACTCATCATTAA